In a single window of the Zea mays cultivar B73 chromosome 5, Zm-B73-REFERENCE-NAM-5.0, whole genome shotgun sequence genome:
- the LOC103626126 gene encoding spindle assembly checkpoint component mad1 isoform X1 has translation MFKSRWRGGRAKAVFKLQFHATQVPELGWEAMVVVVTPQDAGRPTARSEPAEVTDGACRWAAPVMEATKLPTGKDKIYQFLVYETGSSKAALLGEATVNLAEYADALKPSVVTLPLKGSPGALLHVTIQRVVGGAGGCGDDASGENGDALPAVAKTPKRRTTLQSQLSKFEDEDSEKARAAADAMSPVQDGLLIRKPPDMRFPSRRNVPMSADPVGHLHNGSSFDAVSVSGSDGSSGRYTPKISASTHNSFLQDSSNALSPFANNRTVRNPLTSSGDWSGSSAPDASTDGSTSNSGEAGLRGEEDDVDKLRSEIATLTRKVDVSDMELQTLRKQIVKESRRGQDLFKEMSSLREERDALRRECERLRGAKNMIHDSNGSEKRLSDGDDPWSQIEELKQDLSHEKNLNSDLRLQLQKMKESNSELLLAVKDLDESLDKKNREISILQEDTQEDQQEAEYEHALSNVHNSGQKLALSETSSYQEKEDELMLDALAKKRDDISTSELEKKVLELSNEIELYKKDREDIEMQMEQLALDYEILKQENHDVSSRLEQAQLREQLRMQYECSAHLAIISDLEANVESLDNELQTQAKKFEADIAEITSAKVEQEQRAIKAEDSLRKIRWNNAATAERLQEEFKVLSSQVSSAFSANERHLVQARKEVAELQLQKSQLEELLQKAQGDLGSVQDQHRAKVQQLITLVDFKSKEIDRLLTELKSKSDEFHDQKRCDEARLNALSEEMDLLNAKIDELSSERNDLSEKNAQKDKELAGISEKDMQLQDKTAEITSLNKELVSLKDQVKTHLDELHDLKCLKDRKEETIGKLQIDIGSLKLQCDNLKTSLSKKESEKDNLASQVLELRRSLETREEGAKANGQNSDAKNNPHTNNKRMKHNTGSTGSIAALPGTNGQGEDDGDCNGHDMRNAAADGAAKELASLKESSKAVEEELKELHERYSAISLRLAEVEGERQQLVMTVRSLKNSSLR, from the exons ATGTTCAAGTCGCGGTGGCGCGGCGGCAGGGCCAAGGCCGTGTTCAAGCTGCAGTTCCACGCCACGCAG GTGCCCGAGCTGGGATGggaggcgatggtggtggtggtgacgCCGCAGGACGCTGGCCGGCCGACGGCGCGGTCGGAGCCCGCGGAGGTCACCGATGGCGCGTGCCGGTGGGCGGCCCCTGTCATGGAGGCCACCAAGCTCCCCACCGGCAAGGACAAGATCTACCAGTTCCTCGTCTATGAGACC GGGTCGAGCAAGGCGGCGCTGCTGGGGGAGGCCACGGTGAACCTGGCGGAGTACGCCGACGCGTTGAAGCCGTCGGTGGTGACGCTCCCGCTCAAGGGCAGCCCCGGTGCGCTGCTGCAC GTGACCATCCAGCGGGTGGTGGGTGGCGCCGGTGGGTGCGGAGACGACGCGAG CGGCGAGAACGGCGACGCTCtgccagcggtggcgaagacgccAAAGAGGAGGACGACGCTGCAGAGCCAGCTGAGCAAGTTTGAGGACGAGGACAGCGAGAAGGCAAGAGCAGCCGCGGATGCGATGAGTCCTGTGCAA GATGGATTGTTGATAAGAAAACCGCCAGACATGAGGTTTCCATCAAGAAGAAATGTGCCTATGTCTGCTGATCCAGTGGGCCATCTCCACAATGGCAGCAGTTTCGATGCCGTCTCAGTGTCGGGTTCAGATGGAAGTTCTGGGCGATATACCCCCAAAATTAGCGCAAGCACACACAACTCATTTCTTCAGGATAGTAGCAATGCTCTCTCGCCATTTGCCAACAATCGCACCGTGAGGAACCCATTGACCAGTTCTGGTGACTGGTCAGGAAGCTCAGCTCCTGATGCTAGTACGGATGGGTCAACAAGCAATTCTGGTGAGGCAGGGTTAAGAGGGGAAGAGGATGATGTAGATAAGCTAAGAAGTGAGATAGCCACTTTAACCAGGAAAGTGGATGTTTCAGATATGGAGTTGCAGACTCTCCGAAAGCAAATTGTGAAGGAGAGTCGGCGTGGGCAAGATCTCTTCAAGGAGATGAGTAGCCTGAGGGAGGAGAGGGATGCACTCAGAAGAGAATGTGAAAGACTCAGAGGGGCAAAGAATATGATCCATGATTCAAATGGCTCAGAGAAACGGCTCTCAGATGGGGATGACCCATGGTCACAGATTGAAGAACTGAAGCAAGATCTGAGTCATGAGAAGAATCTAAATTCAGATCTTCGTCTGCAACTTCAAAAGATGAAGGAATCCAACTCTGAGCTGCTTCTGGCTGTGAAAGATCTTGATGAGTCGTTGGATAAAAAAAACAGAGAGATTTCCATTTTGCAAGAGGATACACAGGAGGATCAGCAGGAGGCAGAATATGAGCATGCGCTGTCAAATGTGCACAACTCTGGACAGAAATTAGCCTTATCTGAAACGAGTTCATACCAAGAGAAGGAAGATGAGCTTATGCTGGATGCACTGGCAAAGAAGCGTGATGACATCTCTACCTCTGAGCTTGAAAAGAAAGTCCTTGAGTTGAGCAATGAAATCGAGTTGTACAAGAAAGACCGTGAGGATATCGAGATGCAAATGGAGCAACTTGCACTTGATTATGagattctaaagcaagagaaccaTGACGTGTCTTCGAGGCTGGAGCAAGCACAACTGAGGGAGCAGCTAAGGATGCAATATGAGTGTTCGGCTCATTTAGCTATTATAAGTGATCTTGAGGCCAATGTTGAGAGCTTGGATAATGAGCTCCAGACACAGGCTAAAAAGTTTGAAGCTGACATAGCAGAAATAACGAGCGCAAAGGTGGAACAAGAGCAGCGGGCCATTAAGGCTGAGGATTCTCTGAGGAAGATAAGATGGAACAATGCAGCTACTGCAGAACGACTTCAGGAGGAATTCAAggtgttgtcttcacaggtatcttCCGCTTTCAGTGCGAATGAACGACACCTTGTGCAAGCAAGGAAAGAGGTCGCGGAGCTGCAGTTGCAGAAGAGCCAGTTAGAAGAGTTGCTGCAGAAGGCCCAAGGAGATCTTGGATCAGTTCAGGATCAGCACCGGGCGAAGGTCCAACAGTTAATAACCCTAGTGGATTTCAAGTCAAAGGAGATAGACAGGCTACTGACGGAGCTCAAAAGCAAGAGTGACGAGTTCCATGACCAAAAAAGATGCGATGAAGCAAGGCTGAATGCTCTGTCAGAAGAAATGGACCTACTCAATGCCAAGATCGACGAGCTATCCAGCGAGAGAAACGACCTCTCTGAAAAGAACGCGCAGAAAGACAAGGAACTGGCCGGAATCAGTGAAAAGGACATGCAGTTGCAAGACAAGACTGCTGAGATCACTTCACTAAATAAGGAGCTTGTATCTCTCAAAGACCAAGTGAAGACGCATCTGGACGAACTGCACGATTTAAAATGTCTGAAGGACAGGAAGGAGGAGACAATTGGAAAACTGCAAATAGATATTGGGTCACTGAAACTCCAGTGCGACAACTTGAAGACTTCGCTGTCCAAGAAGGAGTCCGAGAAAGATAACCTTGCCTCTCAGGTGCTGGAGCTGAGAAGATCCCTTGAGACCCGGGAAGAAGGGGCAAAGGCAAATGGCCAAAATTCAGACGCGAAG AACAATCCGCATACTAATAATAAGCGCATGAAGCACAATACCGGCTCCACCGGGAGCATTGCTGCACTGCCAGGCACCAACGGACAGGGTGAAGACGATGGTGACTGCAATGGGCATGACATGAG GAACGCCGCAGCGGACGGGGCAGCGAAGGAGCTGGCCTCGCTGAAGGAGAGCAGCAAGGCGGTGGAGGAGGAGCTGAAGGAGCTGCACGAGCGGTACTCGGCGATTAGCCTGAGGCTCGCGGAAGTGGAGGGCGAGCGGCAGCAGCTCGTGATGACCGTTCGGTCGCTGAAGAACTCCTCCTTGCGGTGA
- the LOC103626126 gene encoding nucleoprotein TPR isoform X2: protein MSPVQDGLLIRKPPDMRFPSRRNVPMSADPVGHLHNGSSFDAVSVSGSDGSSGRYTPKISASTHNSFLQDSSNALSPFANNRTVRNPLTSSGDWSGSSAPDASTDGSTSNSGEAGLRGEEDDVDKLRSEIATLTRKVDVSDMELQTLRKQIVKESRRGQDLFKEMSSLREERDALRRECERLRGAKNMIHDSNGSEKRLSDGDDPWSQIEELKQDLSHEKNLNSDLRLQLQKMKESNSELLLAVKDLDESLDKKNREISILQEDTQEDQQEAEYEHALSNVHNSGQKLALSETSSYQEKEDELMLDALAKKRDDISTSELEKKVLELSNEIELYKKDREDIEMQMEQLALDYEILKQENHDVSSRLEQAQLREQLRMQYECSAHLAIISDLEANVESLDNELQTQAKKFEADIAEITSAKVEQEQRAIKAEDSLRKIRWNNAATAERLQEEFKVLSSQVSSAFSANERHLVQARKEVAELQLQKSQLEELLQKAQGDLGSVQDQHRAKVQQLITLVDFKSKEIDRLLTELKSKSDEFHDQKRCDEARLNALSEEMDLLNAKIDELSSERNDLSEKNAQKDKELAGISEKDMQLQDKTAEITSLNKELVSLKDQVKTHLDELHDLKCLKDRKEETIGKLQIDIGSLKLQCDNLKTSLSKKESEKDNLASQVLELRRSLETREEGAKANGQNSDAKNNPHTNNKRMKHNTGSTGSIAALPGTNGQGEDDGDCNGHDMRNAAADGAAKELASLKESSKAVEEELKELHERYSAISLRLAEVEGERQQLVMTVRSLKNSSLR, encoded by the exons ATGAGTCCTGTGCAA GATGGATTGTTGATAAGAAAACCGCCAGACATGAGGTTTCCATCAAGAAGAAATGTGCCTATGTCTGCTGATCCAGTGGGCCATCTCCACAATGGCAGCAGTTTCGATGCCGTCTCAGTGTCGGGTTCAGATGGAAGTTCTGGGCGATATACCCCCAAAATTAGCGCAAGCACACACAACTCATTTCTTCAGGATAGTAGCAATGCTCTCTCGCCATTTGCCAACAATCGCACCGTGAGGAACCCATTGACCAGTTCTGGTGACTGGTCAGGAAGCTCAGCTCCTGATGCTAGTACGGATGGGTCAACAAGCAATTCTGGTGAGGCAGGGTTAAGAGGGGAAGAGGATGATGTAGATAAGCTAAGAAGTGAGATAGCCACTTTAACCAGGAAAGTGGATGTTTCAGATATGGAGTTGCAGACTCTCCGAAAGCAAATTGTGAAGGAGAGTCGGCGTGGGCAAGATCTCTTCAAGGAGATGAGTAGCCTGAGGGAGGAGAGGGATGCACTCAGAAGAGAATGTGAAAGACTCAGAGGGGCAAAGAATATGATCCATGATTCAAATGGCTCAGAGAAACGGCTCTCAGATGGGGATGACCCATGGTCACAGATTGAAGAACTGAAGCAAGATCTGAGTCATGAGAAGAATCTAAATTCAGATCTTCGTCTGCAACTTCAAAAGATGAAGGAATCCAACTCTGAGCTGCTTCTGGCTGTGAAAGATCTTGATGAGTCGTTGGATAAAAAAAACAGAGAGATTTCCATTTTGCAAGAGGATACACAGGAGGATCAGCAGGAGGCAGAATATGAGCATGCGCTGTCAAATGTGCACAACTCTGGACAGAAATTAGCCTTATCTGAAACGAGTTCATACCAAGAGAAGGAAGATGAGCTTATGCTGGATGCACTGGCAAAGAAGCGTGATGACATCTCTACCTCTGAGCTTGAAAAGAAAGTCCTTGAGTTGAGCAATGAAATCGAGTTGTACAAGAAAGACCGTGAGGATATCGAGATGCAAATGGAGCAACTTGCACTTGATTATGagattctaaagcaagagaaccaTGACGTGTCTTCGAGGCTGGAGCAAGCACAACTGAGGGAGCAGCTAAGGATGCAATATGAGTGTTCGGCTCATTTAGCTATTATAAGTGATCTTGAGGCCAATGTTGAGAGCTTGGATAATGAGCTCCAGACACAGGCTAAAAAGTTTGAAGCTGACATAGCAGAAATAACGAGCGCAAAGGTGGAACAAGAGCAGCGGGCCATTAAGGCTGAGGATTCTCTGAGGAAGATAAGATGGAACAATGCAGCTACTGCAGAACGACTTCAGGAGGAATTCAAggtgttgtcttcacaggtatcttCCGCTTTCAGTGCGAATGAACGACACCTTGTGCAAGCAAGGAAAGAGGTCGCGGAGCTGCAGTTGCAGAAGAGCCAGTTAGAAGAGTTGCTGCAGAAGGCCCAAGGAGATCTTGGATCAGTTCAGGATCAGCACCGGGCGAAGGTCCAACAGTTAATAACCCTAGTGGATTTCAAGTCAAAGGAGATAGACAGGCTACTGACGGAGCTCAAAAGCAAGAGTGACGAGTTCCATGACCAAAAAAGATGCGATGAAGCAAGGCTGAATGCTCTGTCAGAAGAAATGGACCTACTCAATGCCAAGATCGACGAGCTATCCAGCGAGAGAAACGACCTCTCTGAAAAGAACGCGCAGAAAGACAAGGAACTGGCCGGAATCAGTGAAAAGGACATGCAGTTGCAAGACAAGACTGCTGAGATCACTTCACTAAATAAGGAGCTTGTATCTCTCAAAGACCAAGTGAAGACGCATCTGGACGAACTGCACGATTTAAAATGTCTGAAGGACAGGAAGGAGGAGACAATTGGAAAACTGCAAATAGATATTGGGTCACTGAAACTCCAGTGCGACAACTTGAAGACTTCGCTGTCCAAGAAGGAGTCCGAGAAAGATAACCTTGCCTCTCAGGTGCTGGAGCTGAGAAGATCCCTTGAGACCCGGGAAGAAGGGGCAAAGGCAAATGGCCAAAATTCAGACGCGAAG AACAATCCGCATACTAATAATAAGCGCATGAAGCACAATACCGGCTCCACCGGGAGCATTGCTGCACTGCCAGGCACCAACGGACAGGGTGAAGACGATGGTGACTGCAATGGGCATGACATGAG GAACGCCGCAGCGGACGGGGCAGCGAAGGAGCTGGCCTCGCTGAAGGAGAGCAGCAAGGCGGTGGAGGAGGAGCTGAAGGAGCTGCACGAGCGGTACTCGGCGATTAGCCTGAGGCTCGCGGAAGTGGAGGGCGAGCGGCAGCAGCTCGTGATGACCGTTCGGTCGCTGAAGAACTCCTCCTTGCGGTGA